The Faecalibacter bovis genome includes the window TCCGGCTGGGTAATTATGGTATTGATTAACCCAAACTCGACCTGCTTGTATTGCTCTTGGTATTTGATATAGTTGATGTGCATCTCTAGTCCATACACCTGCTCCTAAACCATAAATGGTATCATTTGCAATTTCTAGCGCTTCAGCTTCATCTTTAAAAGTTGTTACAGCTAATACTGGTCCGAAAATTTCTTCTTGGAATATTCGCATTTTGTTATGACCTTTTAGTAAAGTTGGTTTAATGTAATATCCATTTTCAATATCACCACCTAAAAGATTTGCTTCTCCACCAGTTAAAACTTCAGCACCTTCTTCTTTTCCAAGTTTAATATAACTTAAAATTTTCTCGTACTGAATTTGTGAAGCCTGTGCACCAATCATTGTGTTAGGATCTAAAGGATTTCCGGCTTTGATTGCATTCACACGAGCGATTACTTTTTCTATGAATTTATCATAAATTGATTCTTGGATTAATAAGCGAGAAGGACATGTACAAATTTCTCCTTGGTTTAAGGCAAATAATACAGCACCTTCAATAGCTTTATCTAAAAAATCATCATCATGATCCATCACTGACTCAAAGAAGATATTAGGAGATTTTCCACCTAACTCCAATGTTACAGGAATTATATTTTCTGTTGCATATTGCATCACAAATCGACCTGTTGTAGTTGAACCAGTAAAGGCAGCTTTAGAAACTTTAGGATTTGTAACTAATGCACGACCTAATTCAGATCCAAAACCATTCACAATATTTACAACTCCTGGAGGCAATAAATCTCCAATAATTTCAAAAAGATATAAAATTGAAATTGGAGTAGATTCGGCCGGTTTTAGCACAACGCAATTTGCAGCAGCTAAAGCAGGTGCTAATTTCCAAACAGCCATTAAGATTGGAAAATTCCAAGGGATAATCTGTGCGACAACACCAATTGGTTCGTGCACAATGATAGAAACAGTGTCTTTGTCTAATTCGTTAATAGAACCTTCTTCCGCACGAATAACAGATGCAAAATATCTAAAATGATCAATAGCTAAAGGAATATCAGCATTTAATGTTTCACGAACAGGTTTTCCGTTGTCGTACGTTTCCACAGCAGCTATCTCTTGTAAATGCTGCTCCATACGATCGGCAATCTTGTTTAATAAAATACTTCTTTCGGTTGGCGAAGTTTGACTCCAAGTTTTAAATGCTTCGTGTGCAGCATCAACAGCAAGGGTTAGATCTTCTTCAGAAGAATGAGCCGCTTGAGCAAAAACTTTACCTGTAATAGGAGTAATTACATCAAAATATTTCCCGTTAACTGGTGCGGTAAATTTCCCGTTAATGTAATTATCATACCTCTCTTTTAGTTTTGGAAGGTTTATTAAATTATCCATAAATATTTGTAGTTTAATGTTTTAAAAATACTACAATTTAGAGTTTTAAATTTGTAAAATATGTTTACAAAAAGTTAATTAACATTGGTATAAAATTTGTAAATTTGTGATTCATCTATTGTATAGATGAACTTATTTAATGGGGTTGACTGGTTTTGACAGCAAGTCCAATGGGTAAGTAAGCATGCAGTGAAATGTTGTGTACTCACTTTAATCAGGCACTTCGACTTTTTAACTGGCAACGAAGAGTACGCTTTAGCTGCATAATCCGAATTATAGTAGGATTCGCTTTTATCCGTATTAGATACGGAAGCTGAATATCCCTCAGAAGCCTTGACTTACGGCGTCTGATCAAGGGATACGGGAAAGTAAGAATAGAGATTCTGATGTTTCTAAGGAATCTTGAAATTTTAGAAAATAAGCGTATGACAGGGTGTTTGTTCTCAGGATTACGCCGACAATTAAAAATAAACTAAGCATGTAGAAAGCTTATTTGTTGCTTGTTTGGACGCGGGTTCGAATCCCGCCAGCTCCACTTTTTTAACAGCAATTAGCGGTTAAAAGCCTTATTTCAGTAGAAATAGGGCTTTTTTTATGTCCTTAATATACCGTTTGCGGACATATATAGACATATTTCGAGTGACCATTTGGTGACCATAAACAAAACATCATTTTATGGTCACCAGAATTTTGATAATCCTTTTATACATCAGGTCTACAGACGAATTTTTTAACATTATTTTTGGGCGTGTGGATAGCCTTTTTTTTAACCTAACCACGAACATGTCCATTTATCGAACATCTTGATTCTTAATCAATAACTAATTAATTTTTTTCTAACCATTAAAAATTGATCAAATGAAACAAGATTTAAGACTAAATGTCTATTTAAGAAATGCAAGAGTCAATAAACTAGGGCTAGTTGCAATTTATTTACGAATTACCATTAATGGGCAAAGATGGGATTTCAGTACTAACAAATTCATTGATCCTAAGACTTGGGATGCAAAAAATGCCAAAATCAAAGGAAGTTCGCAAGAAGCCAGTTCAATTAATGGTTACCTTGATGTATTAAAAATGAAGATTGTTAACCTCGAAATCGAATACAGTTTAAGAGACGAACATCTCACATTGGAGGATATTAAAAATTTCTTAACCAATAAGAAAAAGGAAGTAGTCCGAATGCTTATTCCAATATTCGAACACCATAACAAGCAAATTAAAAAACTCGAAAACAAAGAATTTGCTCCAGGAACTATTGTTCGGTATGATACTACATTAAAACATCTAAAAGATTTCTTATTACATAAGTATAACGTGGAAGATATCAGACTCGATAAAGTTGATCATGCATTTATTATGGATTTTGATTTTTACTTTCGTACAGAGCGCAAGTGTAATAACAATACTACAGTAAAGTATATCAAGAATTTCAAAAAGATTATTAATTATTGTTTAGCAAATGATTGGATTCAGAAAGACCCATTTATAAATTATAAAGTAAAAATTGAAAAAGTAGAGAGGGTTTTCTTATCTCAAGATGAAATCTATAAAATTTATGAAAAGGAACATCCGGCAGAAAGATTAAACCTTGTACGCGATATATTTATCTTTTCATGCTATACAGGTTTAGCCTATGTAGATGTGGATAACCTTACAAAAAATCATATTGTAAAGGGAATAGATGGTCAATTATGGA containing:
- a CDS encoding site-specific integrase, which encodes MKQDLRLNVYLRNARVNKLGLVAIYLRITINGQRWDFSTNKFIDPKTWDAKNAKIKGSSQEASSINGYLDVLKMKIVNLEIEYSLRDEHLTLEDIKNFLTNKKKEVVRMLIPIFEHHNKQIKKLENKEFAPGTIVRYDTTLKHLKDFLLHKYNVEDIRLDKVDHAFIMDFDFYFRTERKCNNNTTVKYIKNFKKIINYCLANDWIQKDPFINYKVKIEKVERVFLSQDEIYKIYEKEHPAERLNLVRDIFIFSCYTGLAYVDVDNLTKNHIVKGIDGQLWIHTYRQKTSTATKIPLLDIPLQIIEKYKDHFLCKKGKLLPIFSNQKMNAYLKEIATIAEIDKELTFHCARHTFATTVTLSNGVPIESVSKMLGHTNITTTQHYARITEQKVSNDMDHLKFIINNKKAL
- a CDS encoding aldehyde dehydrogenase family protein; translation: MDNLINLPKLKERYDNYINGKFTAPVNGKYFDVITPITGKVFAQAAHSSEEDLTLAVDAAHEAFKTWSQTSPTERSILLNKIADRMEQHLQEIAAVETYDNGKPVRETLNADIPLAIDHFRYFASVIRAEEGSINELDKDTVSIIVHEPIGVVAQIIPWNFPILMAVWKLAPALAAANCVVLKPAESTPISILYLFEIIGDLLPPGVVNIVNGFGSELGRALVTNPKVSKAAFTGSTTTGRFVMQYATENIIPVTLELGGKSPNIFFESVMDHDDDFLDKAIEGAVLFALNQGEICTCPSRLLIQESIYDKFIEKVIARVNAIKAGNPLDPNTMIGAQASQIQYEKILSYIKLGKEEGAEVLTGGEANLLGGDIENGYYIKPTLLKGHNKMRIFQEEIFGPVLAVTTFKDEAEALEIANDTIYGLGAGVWTRDAHQLYQIPRAIQAGRVWVNQYHNYPAGAPFGGYKLSGIGRENHKMMLDHYRQTKNMLVSYSKKKLGFF